Proteins from one candidate division KSB1 bacterium genomic window:
- a CDS encoding M28 family peptidase has translation MNCLHHTCNQRNFGIKMIVHALLIILVISFQVSAQETVPVEARKGFEAINADGMKAILSFLASDELEGRGTTQRGLQIAAKFLESQYALAGLTPAPGERSMLQTFFVLESKTDKASSISVIKNSNGSKLTRKFSLYNDFFVRGQGSQSFTIDASIVFAGYGLNDSKSGYNDYKGLNVKGKIVLVMSGRPSFASPGAAPGRRGRNANIEAAKNAGAVAVFSVSRQSIPEQYARFKRWLDRPSITLQNQEAGIPRFTISNEAANAILAESGNSIESLKEKIEATKKPSSFVLKTISISLDVIIHTEAKKTQNVVAYLEGSDPNLKEEVVAFGAHYDHLGISEDGTIFNGADDDGSGTTGILEIARAFANNPNPPKRSLLFVSHSGEERGLLGSRYYTDNPIIPLEKTVVQLNVDMIGRNEDNDVYIIGSDFISTELHNLNETANQVVGLNLDYKYNNVDDPERFYFRSDHYNYAKHDIPIIFYFTGTHEDYHKETDDVGKIKFDKMEKIARLIYLTGWKVANLDHRLSKDGKMMTAVE, from the coding sequence ATGAATTGTCTACATCATACCTGCAATCAAAGAAATTTCGGTATTAAGATGATTGTTCACGCGCTATTGATCATCCTTGTTATATCCTTTCAGGTTTCCGCACAAGAAACTGTACCGGTGGAAGCGAGAAAAGGCTTTGAAGCCATTAACGCTGACGGAATGAAGGCAATATTGTCTTTCCTTGCATCAGATGAATTGGAGGGTAGAGGTACCACCCAGAGAGGATTGCAAATTGCAGCAAAATTCCTGGAATCACAATATGCATTAGCCGGTTTAACCCCCGCACCAGGGGAGAGGTCGATGCTGCAGACATTTTTTGTTCTGGAAAGCAAAACGGACAAGGCTTCTTCAATTTCAGTGATCAAAAACAGTAATGGTTCGAAATTGACACGTAAATTTTCGCTGTACAATGATTTTTTTGTCAGGGGCCAGGGCAGCCAATCTTTCACCATCGATGCCTCTATTGTATTTGCGGGATATGGGCTTAACGATTCTAAATCCGGCTACAATGATTACAAAGGTTTAAACGTGAAAGGAAAAATTGTATTGGTTATGAGCGGCAGGCCCAGCTTTGCCAGTCCAGGAGCTGCACCCGGACGGAGAGGCAGGAATGCCAATATAGAAGCTGCTAAAAATGCAGGGGCAGTTGCAGTCTTTTCGGTTTCACGTCAATCCATACCGGAACAATATGCTCGTTTTAAAAGATGGCTCGATAGGCCTTCTATAACCTTGCAAAACCAGGAAGCAGGAATTCCCCGATTTACAATCAGTAATGAAGCCGCTAACGCGATCCTTGCCGAGAGTGGAAACAGTATTGAGTCCTTAAAGGAAAAGATTGAAGCTACTAAAAAACCCAGTTCATTTGTTTTGAAAACAATATCGATTAGCCTGGATGTTATTATTCATACTGAAGCTAAAAAGACGCAGAATGTAGTCGCTTATCTCGAAGGCTCCGATCCCAATCTAAAAGAAGAAGTTGTGGCATTTGGCGCCCATTATGATCACTTGGGTATTTCTGAAGATGGAACTATTTTCAATGGTGCGGACGATGATGGCAGCGGAACAACCGGAATTCTGGAAATTGCCAGGGCTTTTGCCAATAATCCGAACCCGCCAAAGAGGAGTCTGTTGTTTGTTTCTCATTCGGGTGAGGAAAGAGGGCTTTTGGGTTCGCGTTATTACACCGACAATCCAATCATTCCATTGGAAAAGACTGTGGTACAGTTGAATGTAGATATGATTGGCCGTAACGAAGACAACGATGTGTATATTATTGGCTCTGATTTTATCTCGACGGAATTACATAACCTGAACGAAACAGCAAACCAGGTTGTCGGCTTAAACCTGGATTATAAATATAACAATGTGGATGACCCTGAAAGATTTTATTTTCGCAGCGATCATTACAATTATGCCAAACACGATATCCCCATTATTTTTTACTTTACCGGCACGCATGAGGATTATCACAAAGAAACGGACGATGTTGGCAAAATCAAATTTGACAAAATGGAAAAAATTGCCCGCCTGATTTATTTAACCGGTTGGAAGGTCGCGAATTTGGACCATCGATTGTCGAAGGATGGTAAGATGATGACGGCCGTGGAGTGA
- a CDS encoding SGNH/GDSL hydrolase family protein — MAFDIKKKLIFSTILLIFSTVVALSIAEISFRVLKKGYGNAPHESHRIFHHVHPAEYRFLSHTPTGEYGGYEIYYDADRLVANPSTIHAKNANSTCRVAFLGDSFTEAGQVAYNDSFVGILERNTDCVLKNYGMSGYSPIFYLLQWKKIVKEVNPTLVIVQLYSNDVSSDETYLGIAKKDENGEVIAIPGPEGNRITNLLRKSYLMRFLRKVQLQLIWMYENREKKKDIVAGMVEENPNITKLSADLIKTLAREIEASGAQFILTVVPSKFRIANNNIHNQTPQFSDKWRLFSKKNNITFMDLTKPFEKEAKNDVQLFFDNDIHFNENGHIIVASELSTRYPHLFRAIRIRLTNR; from the coding sequence ATGGCTTTTGATATCAAAAAAAAGTTAATCTTCTCTACCATCTTACTTATTTTTAGTACGGTAGTCGCGTTATCAATTGCCGAAATTTCTTTTAGAGTATTAAAAAAAGGATACGGTAATGCTCCACATGAGTCGCACCGCATATTCCACCATGTTCATCCAGCTGAATATAGATTTCTATCGCATACCCCAACTGGCGAATACGGTGGCTATGAAATTTATTATGATGCAGATAGATTAGTGGCAAATCCAAGTACGATTCATGCAAAAAATGCCAATTCAACCTGTCGGGTAGCATTTCTTGGCGATTCATTCACAGAGGCAGGACAAGTGGCTTACAACGATTCATTCGTCGGTATTCTAGAACGCAATACAGATTGCGTTTTAAAAAATTATGGAATGTCGGGCTATAGCCCGATTTTTTATCTTTTGCAGTGGAAAAAGATAGTCAAAGAAGTTAATCCAACGCTTGTAATTGTACAACTATACAGTAACGATGTTTCGTCAGATGAAACCTATTTAGGAATAGCTAAAAAGGATGAAAATGGTGAAGTGATAGCGATACCTGGTCCCGAAGGAAACCGGATAACAAATCTACTCAGAAAATCATATTTAATGCGCTTTCTTCGTAAGGTGCAATTGCAGTTGATTTGGATGTATGAAAATAGAGAAAAGAAGAAAGATATTGTTGCTGGCATGGTGGAAGAAAATCCCAATATTACTAAATTAAGTGCTGACCTTATCAAAACACTAGCAAGAGAAATTGAGGCTTCAGGTGCACAGTTCATACTTACTGTTGTTCCCTCTAAGTTTAGAATTGCTAATAACAACATACACAATCAAACCCCACAGTTTTCAGATAAATGGCGGCTGTTTTCAAAGAAAAACAACATAACTTTTATGGACTTAACAAAGCCTTTTGAAAAAGAGGCGAAAAACGATGTTCAACTGTTTTTTGATAATGACATACATTTTAACGAAAACGGGCATATAATTGTTGCATCTGAGTTGAGCACACGCTACCCACATCTATTCAGAGCCATCAGAATTCGCCTAACAAATCGTTAA